A window of the Artemia franciscana chromosome 21, ASM3288406v1, whole genome shotgun sequence genome harbors these coding sequences:
- the LOC136040816 gene encoding uncharacterized protein LOC136040816: MLQQAFTMWIFVLATIAISFVASHPEESYGYDEDHHDEYYPEDDYVEVHYRPRPKTEYEQLALPMKNYYEMDDPDPLSALQLPENVGISMKEILVFHRLRALREETREFRRKLGAILQKLDNKLALVQSKVDVIEGFKEDVNRQIGYLISLLYGQKDLSHKILYAVAAATAKISAPPQPSQSMNPRPPQPQAAAAVSRQAAPALRQPAPSQAPPVPSTRPSTPTAQAAAAPSTAPSPLQALNAVRSQLQRLPLPRVTREGEASELVSY; the protein is encoded by the exons ATGTTACAACAAGCATTTACAATGTG gatttttgttttggcAACAATCGCCATCTCATTTGTTGCATCTCATCCTGAAGAATCATATGGCTATGATGAAGACCATCATGACGAATATTACCCGGAGGATGACTATGTTGAGGTGCACTATAGGCCAAGACCAAAAACAGAATACGAGCAGCTAGCCCTTCCGATGAAAAACTATTATGAAATGGACGACCCTGATCCATTGTCAGCCCTTCAGCTACCCGAAAATGTTGGCATATCGATGAAAGAAATTCTAGTTTTTCACAGATTAAGAGCTCTCCGTGAGGAAACCAGAGAGTTTCGTAGAAAACTTGGGGCCATTCTACAAAAATTGGATAATAAACTTGCGCTAGTACAAAGTAAAGTTGATGTAATTGAAGGATTTAAGGAAGACGTAAATCGTCAAATTGGTTACCTTATCAGCCTGCTTTATGGACAGAAAGACTTGAGTCACAAGATTCTTTATGCTGTAGCTGCTGCAACAGCAAAAATCTCTGCACCACCACAGCCATCTCAGTCGATGAATCCCCGTCCACCCCAGCCCCAAGCAGCTGCTGCAGTCTCCCGTCAAGCAGCCCCTGCTCTGCGTCAACCAGCTCCATCTCAAGCACCGCCAGTACCGTCTACTAGACCTTCCACTCCAACTGCACAAGCAGCTGCTGCACCCTCCACTGCACCTTCACCACTGCAAGCTTTAAATGCAGTAAGATCACAACTGCAGAGACTCCCCTTACCAAGAGTGACGAGGGAAGGAGAAGCATCTGAGTTAGTTAgctattaa